GATCCAGACCTTTGGCCTCCAGTGCGTCAATCGCGCCGTAGATCATGTCGTCATTCTCGCCCCACACGACGGTGAAGTCATCGGCCTTGACACTGTTGAGGATGGCTGCCATGGCGGCTTGGCCTTTGTCTCGGGCGAACTCGCCGGTTTGCTGCGCCACGATGGTCCAGCTGTTCTTTTCAACGCCGGCCTCCAGACCTTCGGTCCGTCCAACCTGCGCATCCGAGCCCATTTGACCTTGTAGGTGGATGATCTTGATGTCGTCGTTGGTCAGGTTGTTCTCAGCGATGTGGCCCTCGAGCCAGGCCACAGCCCTGTCGCCCTCGCCCCGCATGTCAGAGCCAAAGAAGAATTCGTAGTACTGGTCCAGCCCTTGTAGGCGGCGGTCGGAGTTGATCACCGGGATGCCGGCTTCTTGGACTTCTTTCAGTACTGGCTCCCAGCCATCGTTGCTTAGGGGCTGGATCACGATGACCTCTACGCCTTGGCTGATGAAGTCACGAACCTGGGCTTTCTGGGTTGCGTCGTCGCCGTTGGCGTCGCCGAACTTCAGTTCAAAGCCGTTCTCGGGCACAAAATAGTCCTTGAAGCTCTGGCTGTTGGCGGTGCGCCATCCGGACTCCGAACCGGTTTGGGCAAAGCCAACAACGATAATGCCGTCACCGTTCTTGTCCCAGGCGCCCATGGCCGAGTCACTTCCGCCATCACCTGTAGTCGTTCCGTTTGAGCCACCGCTGTCGCCACCACAGGCAGCCAAACCCAAGGCCAGTGTGGTACCAACCGCTGCGGCCATGATCTTGGTGAGTCTTGTAGTTTTCACGTGTTCTCCTCATTAGAGACTTGGGGTCGACTTCTATTGGCCGGTGACCTACACAACGTTGTGGCCTACGACCTACGCAGCGCAAACACCCTGACCAGCTGGGTGCCAATTCTGCGTATGAGACATTGTTAGCGCTCACATCAGGCTGCGTCAAGCCCCTCCCTGGAACGTTACCAGATTGTTATAAGTGCTGGTGAGGCTGACCCGGTGAACGGCAATTGGCGGCCTGAACAGCGCTTTTGCGGCCCGGGGTCGACTGCCATCGAGGTTCGACCGTTACCAAATTGTTACCAAATAGTCCTGCCGGCGGCCTTGACTAGCTGCCGTGTTAGCGTTCACACTTGTGCCAGTTAGCGTTGGCGACGGCTGGCTCGGGCTGGGGTGGCTTGCCTGGCAAGTCATGGACGTGGTGGTCCGCCTCAGCCACAAATGACTGGTCCTGGTGGTGGACCAGGCGCCACTGCCGCCAGGCGCAGCACCTGGACAACTAGAAAGGCAACCACTGATGAAGACTGATCTGGCTAACCGTGAAGTCTGGTTCCTGACCGGCTCGCAGGAGATGTACGGTGAGGAGACGTTGCGCCAGGTGGCAGTCAACTCCAAGGCGCTAGTCAAACAGCTGGACGCGGCCGGCTTGCCTGTCAAAGTGGTCTGGCAACCGGCCCTAACATCCAAGGCGGCCATTGAGCAGACGGTCCTGGCCGCCAACGCCCAGCCCAGCTGTGTTGGGCTGATTGCTTGGATGCACACCTTCTCGCCGGCCAAAATGTGGATTGCTGGTCTAATTGCCGCGCGCTTGCCTCTGCTGCATCTTCACACCCAGGTGAACGAGGCTCTGCCCTGGAGCACCATCGACATGGACTTCATGAATCTGAATCAATCGGCTCACGGCGACAGGGAATTCGCCTATATCGAATCGCGGCTGGGGATCACCCGGAAAACCGTGGCCGGCTCGTTGGCCAACCCGGCTGTGATCAGTCGAATTGACAGCTGGGCTCGGGCGGCGCTGGCTCACCAGGACGCCAAACAGGGCGCCGTGCTGCGCTTTGGCGACAATATGCGCGATGTCGCGGTGACCGACGGTGACAAGATCGAAGCCGAGGCTACCTTTGGTTTTGCCAACCGGACCTACGCCGTAACCGAGCTGGCCCAGGCCATTGAAGCAACTCACCTAGACCAGGTGACTGAACTGGTTGAGCAATACCTCGATCTCTACCAGGTGGCGGCGGAGCTGCGTCCCGGCGGGGCCAGGGCCGAGTCTTTGTTCTATGCCGCCCGCCAAGAGCTGGCCTTGAAAGCCTTCCTGGATGACCATGGCGCCACCGCTTTCACCACCAATTTCGAAGACCTAGGGGCGCTTAGGCAGCTGCCTGGCCTGGCCGTGCAGCGTCTGATGGCACAGGGCTACGGTTTTGGCGCTGAGGGCGACTGGAAAACCGCCATGTTGGTGCGCATTGCTAAAGTCATGGGCGCCGGCCTACCGGGTGGAGCCTCAATGATGGAGGACTACACCTACCATCTGGTACCCGGCGAAGAAAAGTCGCTCGGTGCGCACATGCTGGAAGTATGCCCGTCGTTGACCACTGCCAAACCCAAGGTGGAGATCCATCCACTGTCGATTGGTGCCAGGGAAGATCCGGTGCGTCTGGTCTTCACGGCTGATTCTGGTCCCGCCACTGTGGTTGGGCTGGCCGATATGGGCGCACGCCTGCGCCTGACCGCTCTCACCGTCAACCTGGTGCCACCCGACCAGCCCCTGCCAAAACTGCCAGTGGCCTGCGCCGTTTGGCTGGCCGAGCCCGATTGGGCGACGGCGGCTGAATGCTGGTTGGCGGCTGGCGCACCCCACCACACCTGCCTTAGTTCGGCCGTGCCGGTTGAAGCCTGGGAAGACTTCGCCACTATCACCGGCACCGAATTCGCCTTGATTACCAAGGGCACAACGGTGCGTCAGTTCACTCGCGAGTTGAGTTGGAACGCCGCCGCAATGCGCTAGCCAAGCTGCCCATAGACGTTCTGGTACCGGTTGTACAACTGGCTGGCGGTCTGCTCGTCTAGCGCGATGGGGCTGCCAAGCTGCCGTGCCAAAAGGACCGTGCGGGCCACTTCCTCACACATGACAGCGGCCTTGACCGCTTGTTTGGCATTTGACCCAACTGTAAAGACACCGTGGTTGGCCATCAAAACTGCAGGTGAACGCGAAGTCTCTAAGGTTTCGACAATACCCCGGCCGATCGAGTCATCACCAATCAGGGCCAGCGGCCCAACCGGTATGTCCCCGCCAAACTCATCCCCCATCATGGTCAGCACGCATGGAATCGGTTCACGGCAGGCCGCCCAGGCGGTGGCATAGGGCGAATGAGTGTGGACCACACCGCCGATCTGAGGTTTGTGGCGGTAGATATAGGCGTGGGCGGCAGTATCCGACGATGGCGCGTAGTCGCCTTGGACCACTTCGCCCTGCAAGTTGGTCACCACCATGTTGTCTTCGGTCAGATCTTCGTAGGGCACACCCGAGGGTTTTATCACCATCAGCTCCGTACCAGGCACGCGAGCCGACACGTTGCCCGCCGTCCAGACCACCAGTTTGTAGCGCGTCAGCTCCCCAAGGAGACCGGCCACTTCGCGTCTTGCCTGGTCAACGGCTGAAAGCTGCACAATCCCCTCCTAGTGAAGTTGGTCAATGGAACGCTCAATGGCCAATCCCAGCCGGTAGCGTTCCAGGTAGGTGTTGAAACCGGCCACTTGGGCCGCGATGGGCTCCACGGTATCGAAATCGCCAGCCGAAAAGACCCGAGAGTCAAGGTAGTTAGGTAGCGAAAGGCCTTGGTTGGCGGCCAAGGCGTAGGCCGCCAGCACAGCCATGCCCCAGGCCCCGCCGTTCGAAGCGGTCTGCCCAACTGTGATGGGCAGGTCAAGGGTGGCCGCCATCAGTTGCTGCGCCACCAGGGGCGTTTTGAACAAGCCGCCATGGGCCAGCAGATTAGCTGGTCTAATGCCCTGCTCTCGCAGTATGTCAAGACCCAGGCGCAGTGTCGCAAAGACGCCATAGACCTGGGCTCGAGCGAAGTTGGCCAGCCCACTTTGACCTCCCGGCAGGCGGGTGGCCACCGGCCAGCCGCGGGCCACATCGGTGATCGGTTCGCCGGCCAAATAGTTGTAAGCCAAGTAGCCACCGGCATCGTCCTGACCGTCCAGCGCGGCCTGCAAGAAGGCGGTGAAGGCCTCGCCACTGGTGACCTCTGTGCCAACAGCCCGGGCGAATTGGGCAAAAAGACTGACATTGGCGTCGAGCTCACTGGCACCGTTGTTGCAGTGCACCATGGCCACTGGCAATCCGTCTGGCGTGGCCACCATGTCGATCTCAGGCAAAGGCACTGCTGGAGGCTTTTCGGTCACCACCATGGCGAAAATCGAGGTGCCGACTGATACATTGCCGCTGCCTAGGCCAACTGTGCCCGTGGCGACCATACCGGTTCCGGCATCGCCTTCAGGTGCGGCCGTTGGCGCACCGGGCGCGAAGGCGCCAGTTGGGTCAAGTAGCCCGGCGCCGTGGGCGGTGATGTGGCCGGCCGGTTGGCCAGCCACCATCAGCTCAGGCAAGATTCGCTCCAGCCGCCACGGCAAGTCGCGAACCTTGGGCAATTGGCCAAATCGGCTCAAGAGGGCTGGGTCAAAGACCGGCGGGTCGCTCAGCACGGGGAACATTCCCGAGCAGTCGCCCACACCCAGCACCTTTTGACCGGTCAGTTGCCAGTGGACGTAGCCGGCCAGGGTGGTGATGAAGGCGAGGGAGCTGATGTGGTCTTCCCCATCCAAAATGGCCTGATACAAATGGGCCACCGACCAGCGCAGCGGTATGTTGACACCGAAGGCTTGGCTCAGCTCGGCCGCGGCCGGCCCGGTGTTGGTGTTACGCCAAGTTCTAAAGGCCGTCAGCAGTTCGTCATTGCAGTCAAAGGCCAGGTAACCATGCATCATGGCCGAGACGCCAATGGCGCCGGTTTGGTTCAGGGCGGTGCCGTAACGCTCGGCCGTGTTTTGGCGTAGCTGGGCAAAGGCTGTTTGGACACCTTGCCAAACTTCGGCCATGGGATAGGTCCACAGACCATCAACCAGCTGGTTTTCCCATTCGGACTCGCCTTCGGCTAGGACATCATGCTCAAGGTCAACTAGGACTGCTTTGATGCGACTGGAGCCGAGTTCTAGGCCGATGGCGGTGCGATTGGCTTCGATTGCCGCGGCCGGTTTCGGTGGAGTTTGGTTAAGAACGGACACGCTTGATGTTAGCGCTCACCACGGCGGTGGGGCAAGCCCGAACCGGTCTAGTTGGGATCACAGTACCGCTGTGACAGCTAGATGCTGGTGGTTGACGCGCGTGTCACCAATGTTGGCTCGATTAGCCTCACGGCGGTTGATTCACCGGCTGTGACATCGATCAGAGCTTTGACGGTGGCTTCACCCAATAGAGAGAAATCTTGCCGAACAGTGGTTAGCGGCGGGATCAGCTGATCCGAACCAGGCATATTGTCGAAACCAACCACCGAAAGGTCATCCGGTACTCGTAAGCCCAGGTCATGGGCGGCTCGCAAGACACCCAGCGCCATCAGATCATTGGCCGAAAAGATCGCTGTTGGGCGGTGCAGTCCGCTGAGCAGACGGGTGGCTTGCTCGTAACCCGGATCAGATTGCCAGTCGCCAATAGCCAGTGGGCCAGGTGGGGCGCCAACATCGGCCAGGCATTCAGCCCAGGCGGCCATACGGGCTTGGGCCTCGAACTCCTCCAACGGCCCTGCCAAGTGGGCAATTGCCGTGTGTCCCAGCTCAAGCAGGTGGCCAACTGCCGCTTTGGCCCCTGCCGTCTGGTCGATGGCCACTGACACTGCACTTGGTTCAGACACGGGTCCCGAGGTGACCGCCACCAAAGGCAGTTTGGAAGCCACCCGCATGCAGGCCTGGAGCGACTCACGAGTCGGCGCGATCACCACCAACCCGTCGACGCCTTGGCCCCTAAAGTGCTCAATTGCGTTGGCCATTTCGCTCGGCTGGTTTGAAGCCAAAGAGGCCACCGAAACCCAAAAGCCCAGTTCACGAGCGTAGCGTTCAATCCCCAACAGGGTTGACGACGGTCCATAAAGGTGGCCGTTGACCAAAACCACGCCAATCGTCTGGGACTTCTGGGTGACTAGCGCACGGGCCGCCAGATTACGTTTGTAGCCCAGTTGCTCAATGGCTTCAAGGACGCGCTGCTCGGTCTCCGGCGCCACCCCGCCGGCCCGGTTGACCACACGTGAGACGGTTTGGTGCGATACGCCAACTAGACGCGCCACATCAAACATTGACGGTGGCCTACTGCCACCAGTTTGAGGGTCCATGGCCGCCTGTCTTTCGTCCAATGCCAATCTCCAATGTTAGCGCTGACTATCGGGGCTGGCGCAAGTCCGCCTGCCGCCTGGCGCCACCAAGCTGGGTTCAAGCCAGGCGGGGCGAAAAGACGGGTTCCGGCATCAGGCACAAACCTGAGGCGAAAAAGAGGCTACGGCCCGCAGCCGGAACCCGTCGTCCTTACAGCTAGCTCAGACCACGCCCTGCACGGCGCTCATGAAGCTGCGCTGGTAGCTAATCACCTGGCTGGTCGAGGCAAACCGGGCCAGGTAGGACGGCTCGGCGGTGACAACCACCCGCCGGGTCATATCGGCAAATTCATCGGCGGCAAGAAGCCGATCAATATCTGGATAGTTCGAGTCCCCGGCCATGGAACAGATGATCAGCCGGGTGTCTGGCAGGTTAGCCTGGCGCAGCAAGCGCAGGTTGTGCCGCACGGCGTCAAGACCGTCGCTGCCCTCAGGGCTGTCAAACTGGCGATAGTCGACCAGGCCTTGAGCCATGTCCCGGATCTGACCAAGGTCCAGTTCAATGTCCTTGGGCGTCAGGTAGTCGCTGGCGATTAGGTAGTCGCGCAGCTCGGCCAGAACCGACTCATCGCCGCCGGCCCGGTAGTCCCCCAAAAGCGCGGCCATGCGCTGGGTTTGGATCAGCCGTTGCCGGACAAAACTGTTAATGAAGTAAGGGCGAGCCTGTAGCGCCAACTGAGCCTGGTAGGGCTCGAACATCAAGGTGAAATTGATGCGGAAGCCGTGTTCGCGCAGTGCCAGGGCCAAGCGGTGACCGATAAACGCGTCCTCGGTGGCCGGTGCGGTGTAGCGGCAATCCAACCGCTTGTCGCCACCCAGCAGCTGGGCCACGTTCTGGGCGTTGACTGGCCCGGTGTGTGGCACCTTGATGACCAGGCGCCATTCAGACAACAGCTGCCTAAAGTGTTCGGCCTCTTCCAGCAGGCGGTCAAAGCTCGGGTCGAACGGGTTGTTTAGCTCAACCGAAATGTCGCAGCCGGGCCCCAGGATCCGGCCTAGCTCGGCTACGACCTCGTCGCGGTCTTTGAAGTGGCCATCAACGTTGGCTTTGGGATTATTCAAGAAACGGTCGTAGATAATGCCCGGATTGCAGGTCAGGTTGGCCAACAGTGGCGCTACATGGGCCAGCTCGTAAGGGTTGGCTGTATCGGCAGAGAAAAGCACATTGGTTGGCCGGAGCTGGGAGTCGGTGTCATAGGAGATGTTCCGCACCAGGTCAGCCCGCAAGACGCCATCAACATCAAGGGCCAATTCGACTGCAAAGCCGGCCGGTGTGTGGCCGGCGGGCACCTGGAAGTAGTCCACCACCCGTTTGAACTCTGCTGTCACGCCCAAATGCCGGGCGGATCTAGTCAGCGTGGCGAACTCGTGGCCGTCCAGGCACTGGCCTTGGACTCGCTCAACGTAGGTCTCCTCGCCGGCCACTACCGGCAGATTCAGGGCTGCCAGCCGGTAGGCCACTACCTTGGGCGCGCCACCGGCTGCTGGTGGTCGACTTTCAGGGGATTGGGACATTTTGGACCTCCCTTGGGGCCTGCCTCACTGCAGGCCACGGTTGTCTTGACGTGGGTCAGCGCTCCGCTGACCTGGGGACAGGCGCAAAGCCAGCCCGGCTGCCGGCTATGGGAAGGTTCCGGGTGACACCCTGGAGCGGCCGGCAACAAGACGGGCGCGGCTGGGGGACTTTGCGGCAGTATTCCCCCAGCCGCAGACTGGAAACTCTTTACTTACAGGTAGGGGTTGACCACTGACTTGATGGTGCCCGGCAAGCTGGTCGAACCGAGTGCCTCTGGCACCTGCTCAAGCCCATAGTGGCCGGTAACCATTCCGTCTAGGTCCACCCGGCCGTCTTCGACCAGGCCAATGGCCGTGGGCCAGGTGTTGTTGTAGCGGAAAATGCCGGTGACCCAGACCTCCTTGCCCTGCAACACTGGAACCGGCATAGGCACCTCATTGGGTCCCATGCCGACCAGAATGCCGTAGCCACCAGGCCTGACGTTTTGCAGGCCAGCTTGAACCGCGGCAGCCGGGCCAGCAGCATCGACAAAGGCGTCGACGCCAAGATCCAGTTTGGCCACGTCTTCAGTGGTGGGGTCGATGGCGGCGGCAGCGCCATACTTCAAGGCAGTGGCACGCCTCTCGGCCGAAGGATCGGTCACAAAGACTTCCCGCGCGCCGTAGGCCTTGGCCACTTGCAGGCAAAGCAGGCCAATTGGCCCGGCGCCGGTAATCAGCACCCGGTAGCCAACTGTGAACTTGGCCTTGCGGGCTGTTGCCACCGCACACGAAAGCGGCTCCATCAGCCCGGCGGCGTCATCGGACACCTTCTCGGAAATCTTGAAGGCGAAATGCGACTGGATGGTTTGGTATTCCTGGAAGGCGCCATCGGTGCCGGGAACGGCATAGAACTGCATGTCAGGATCCAGGTTGTAGTCGCCCCTAAGCGATTCTGCCGAGTTAGAGGCCGGATGCTGCGGTTCAATTGTGACCCGCTCGCCAACCCTGGCCGGGTCAACCGCCGAGCCCACGGCTACGATTTCGCCACCGGACTCATGGCCAAGCACCAGCGGTTCCGTCACCACCCAATCAGCCAGACAGCCTTCTTTGTAGAAGTGGACGTCTGAGCCGCAAACGCCAACCGACTTGATTTTGATCAGCACCTCATCGGCTTCCGGCACTGGTACCGGCCTGGTTTGAAGCTGCAGATCCATCGCTTTCATCAGGACGGAGGCTCGCATCGTGGTAGGTATTGCCATGTCTTGTTCTCTCTCTTGGTCTTGCCCGGGCCCGGCAATCGCCTAACCCGAGGCGACCAGGACCTCGATGCCCTGGCCGCGCAGTCTGGTGATGTGTTCTATCGGTGTGCCCCGGTCGACAATGATCAGGTCGAACTCGGCCAGGGGCACTAGCCCGTGTAGGGCTCGCTTTTCGAATTTGGTGTGGTCAGCCAGCAGAATCTTGCTGGCGGCAGA
This window of the Micrococcales bacterium genome carries:
- the araA gene encoding L-arabinose isomerase, with amino-acid sequence MKTDLANREVWFLTGSQEMYGEETLRQVAVNSKALVKQLDAAGLPVKVVWQPALTSKAAIEQTVLAANAQPSCVGLIAWMHTFSPAKMWIAGLIAARLPLLHLHTQVNEALPWSTIDMDFMNLNQSAHGDREFAYIESRLGITRKTVAGSLANPAVISRIDSWARAALAHQDAKQGAVLRFGDNMRDVAVTDGDKIEAEATFGFANRTYAVTELAQAIEATHLDQVTELVEQYLDLYQVAAELRPGGARAESLFYAARQELALKAFLDDHGATAFTTNFEDLGALRQLPGLAVQRLMAQGYGFGAEGDWKTAMLVRIAKVMGAGLPGGASMMEDYTYHLVPGEEKSLGAHMLEVCPSLTTAKPKVEIHPLSIGAREDPVRLVFTADSGPATVVGLADMGARLRLTALTVNLVPPDQPLPKLPVACAVWLAEPDWATAAECWLAAGAPHHTCLSSAVPVEAWEDFATITGTEFALITKGTTVRQFTRELSWNAAAMR
- a CDS encoding LacI family DNA-binding transcriptional regulator, encoding MFDVARLVGVSHQTVSRVVNRAGGVAPETEQRVLEAIEQLGYKRNLAARALVTQKSQTIGVVLVNGHLYGPSSTLLGIERYARELGFWVSVASLASNQPSEMANAIEHFRGQGVDGLVVIAPTRESLQACMRVASKLPLVAVTSGPVSEPSAVSVAIDQTAGAKAAVGHLLELGHTAIAHLAGPLEEFEAQARMAAWAECLADVGAPPGPLAIGDWQSDPGYEQATRLLSGLHRPTAIFSANDLMALGVLRAAHDLGLRVPDDLSVVGFDNMPGSDQLIPPLTTVRQDFSLLGEATVKALIDVTAGESTAVRLIEPTLVTRASTTSI
- a CDS encoding FGGY-family carbohydrate kinase, whose amino-acid sequence is MSVLNQTPPKPAAAIEANRTAIGLELGSSRIKAVLVDLEHDVLAEGESEWENQLVDGLWTYPMAEVWQGVQTAFAQLRQNTAERYGTALNQTGAIGVSAMMHGYLAFDCNDELLTAFRTWRNTNTGPAAAELSQAFGVNIPLRWSVAHLYQAILDGEDHISSLAFITTLAGYVHWQLTGQKVLGVGDCSGMFPVLSDPPVFDPALLSRFGQLPKVRDLPWRLERILPELMVAGQPAGHITAHGAGLLDPTGAFAPGAPTAAPEGDAGTGMVATGTVGLGSGNVSVGTSIFAMVVTEKPPAVPLPEIDMVATPDGLPVAMVHCNNGASELDANVSLFAQFARAVGTEVTSGEAFTAFLQAALDGQDDAGGYLAYNYLAGEPITDVARGWPVATRLPGGQSGLANFARAQVYGVFATLRLGLDILREQGIRPANLLAHGGLFKTPLVAQQLMAATLDLPITVGQTASNGGAWGMAVLAAYALAANQGLSLPNYLDSRVFSAGDFDTVEPIAAQVAGFNTYLERYRLGLAIERSIDQLH
- a CDS encoding L-ribulose-5-phosphate 4-epimerase, which translates into the protein MQLSAVDQARREVAGLLGELTRYKLVVWTAGNVSARVPGTELMVIKPSGVPYEDLTEDNMVVTNLQGEVVQGDYAPSSDTAAHAYIYRHKPQIGGVVHTHSPYATAWAACREPIPCVLTMMGDEFGGDIPVGPLALIGDDSIGRGIVETLETSRSPAVLMANHGVFTVGSNAKQAVKAAVMCEEVARTVLLARQLGSPIALDEQTASQLYNRYQNVYGQLG
- a CDS encoding NAD(P)-dependent alcohol dehydrogenase; this encodes MAIPTTMRASVLMKAMDLQLQTRPVPVPEADEVLIKIKSVGVCGSDVHFYKEGCLADWVVTEPLVLGHESGGEIVAVGSAVDPARVGERVTIEPQHPASNSAESLRGDYNLDPDMQFYAVPGTDGAFQEYQTIQSHFAFKISEKVSDDAAGLMEPLSCAVATARKAKFTVGYRVLITGAGPIGLLCLQVAKAYGAREVFVTDPSAERRATALKYGAAAAIDPTTEDVAKLDLGVDAFVDAAGPAAAVQAGLQNVRPGGYGILVGMGPNEVPMPVPVLQGKEVWVTGIFRYNNTWPTAIGLVEDGRVDLDGMVTGHYGLEQVPEALGSTSLPGTIKSVVNPYL
- a CDS encoding ABC transporter substrate-binding protein — translated: MKTTRLTKIMAAAVGTTLALGLAACGGDSGGSNGTTTGDGGSDSAMGAWDKNGDGIIVVGFAQTGSESGWRTANSQSFKDYFVPENGFELKFGDANGDDATQKAQVRDFISQGVEVIVIQPLSNDGWEPVLKEVQEAGIPVINSDRRLQGLDQYYEFFFGSDMRGEGDRAVAWLEGHIAENNLTNDDIKIIHLQGQMGSDAQVGRTEGLEAGVEKNSWTIVAQQTGEFARDKGQAAMAAILNSVKADDFTVVWGENDDMIYGAIDALEAKGLDPKDYIIVSFDGNLSAVQMVADGIIDAIAECNPLLGEQVGQLILRASKGEKIESPQFSVEGVIDITNVEEKLPLAFGS
- a CDS encoding transaldolase family protein — translated: MSQSPESRPPAAGGAPKVVAYRLAALNLPVVAGEETYVERVQGQCLDGHEFATLTRSARHLGVTAEFKRVVDYFQVPAGHTPAGFAVELALDVDGVLRADLVRNISYDTDSQLRPTNVLFSADTANPYELAHVAPLLANLTCNPGIIYDRFLNNPKANVDGHFKDRDEVVAELGRILGPGCDISVELNNPFDPSFDRLLEEAEHFRQLLSEWRLVIKVPHTGPVNAQNVAQLLGGDKRLDCRYTAPATEDAFIGHRLALALREHGFRINFTLMFEPYQAQLALQARPYFINSFVRQRLIQTQRMAALLGDYRAGGDESVLAELRDYLIASDYLTPKDIELDLGQIRDMAQGLVDYRQFDSPEGSDGLDAVRHNLRLLRQANLPDTRLIICSMAGDSNYPDIDRLLAADEFADMTRRVVVTAEPSYLARFASTSQVISYQRSFMSAVQGVV